A genomic window from Leptolyngbya sp. BL0902 includes:
- a CDS encoding ABC transporter ATP-binding protein, which yields MQATQSPATLAAVATLGTDSGHSLTLSQVMHQFGSFVALKDINLAIQPGEFVSLLGPSGCGKTTLLRIISGFLDPTSGSVLIDGKSVTGLSPSERGTGIVFQNYALFPHMTVWDNVAYGLRAGRKMSRIQVANRVGEMLDMVQLGHLAKRVPSELSGGQQQRVAIARALAVEPRIMLLDEPLSALDKSLRLDMQIEIRRILSNRGITAIMVTHDQEEAMSMSDRIAVLSGGEIHQFDSPSNLYDRPATPFVSSFVGTCNHLPGEVLGRVDKGYLVKVPGGELEVTTDHALPSQTPITVAIRPENLRVQTQSHRHTLAGTVAMCLPLGAVMTYDVVLANDLHIKLTQTRTLGTKPLAPGDQIHLDLVASDACSVFTA from the coding sequence ATGCAAGCCACCCAATCTCCCGCCACCCTAGCCGCTGTCGCCACCCTGGGCACCGACTCAGGACACAGCCTGACCCTGTCCCAGGTGATGCACCAATTTGGTTCCTTTGTGGCCCTGAAGGACATCAACCTAGCCATTCAGCCGGGAGAGTTTGTGTCGCTGTTGGGGCCGAGCGGCTGCGGTAAAACCACCCTGCTGCGAATCATTTCTGGCTTCCTCGACCCCACATCGGGCAGCGTTTTGATCGACGGCAAATCGGTGACGGGGCTGTCTCCCAGTGAGCGGGGCACGGGCATTGTGTTCCAAAACTACGCCCTCTTCCCCCACATGACCGTGTGGGACAACGTGGCCTACGGGCTGCGGGCGGGACGCAAGATGTCTCGCATTCAGGTGGCCAACCGGGTAGGCGAAATGCTAGACATGGTGCAGCTCGGCCACTTGGCTAAGCGGGTGCCCAGCGAACTATCGGGAGGCCAACAACAGCGGGTGGCCATTGCCCGTGCCCTGGCGGTAGAGCCGCGCATCATGCTGCTGGATGAACCCCTCAGCGCCCTCGATAAAAGCCTACGCCTGGATATGCAGATTGAAATTCGCCGCATCCTCAGCAATCGCGGCATCACCGCCATCATGGTGACGCACGATCAGGAGGAGGCCATGAGTATGTCCGACCGCATTGCGGTACTGTCTGGCGGCGAAATTCACCAGTTCGACAGCCCCAGCAATTTGTACGACCGTCCGGCTACACCCTTTGTCAGCTCCTTTGTGGGCACCTGCAACCACCTGCCTGGGGAGGTGCTGGGTCGGGTAGATAAGGGCTATTTGGTCAAGGTTCCTGGTGGCGAACTGGAGGTTACAACGGATCACGCCCTCCCCTCCCAAACCCCGATCACCGTGGCCATTCGGCCCGAAAACCTGCGGGTTCAAACCCAATCCCACCGCCACACCCTGGCGGGCACCGTGGCCATGTGCCTCCCCCTCGGTGCGGTGATGACCTACGATGTCGTTCTCGCCAACGACCTGCACATCAAGCTCACCCAAACCCGCACCCTCGGAACCAAGCCCCTTGCCCCCGGCGATCAAATTCACCTTGATCTGGTGGCCTCCGACGCCTGTTCGGTCTTCACCGCCTAG
- a CDS encoding murein transglycosylase A, producing MGNKAWRQQHLRLGTLGLAAGLALIVGLEGALARTAERLEHRPATVEGTLHPRETQRPLAQATVLPDPTPIVPLRPLPASDAARVWATVTLPQDRRPLLQAIQHSFTYLATPKARADYQAHPTPGVTHDRVERSLRRLRHLVQHSPNDAAFQAALTREFVLYQSVGRDGAGEVGFTGYFEPYYAASPVPTAEFRYPLYRRPADLESWPTPHPTRLQLEGADGLQGSQGPLRGLELVWLASRLEAFLVQVQGSAKLGLPDGQVMTVGFAGRTDYPYTSIGRALIESGKIAAEDLSLPNLLAYFEVHPDELDIYIPKNDRFIFFRSTDGGPPTGSLSVPVTAGYSIATDKSLMPPGAMALIQAPLPQHTPDGDWEHPPTTRLVLDQDTGGAILGPGRVDLFVGSGPEAGELAGRINHPGQLYYLLLRP from the coding sequence ATGGGTAACAAGGCATGGCGGCAGCAACATCTGCGGCTTGGAACGCTGGGGCTAGCGGCGGGGTTGGCGTTGATTGTGGGGCTAGAGGGAGCTTTGGCGCGAACGGCGGAGCGGCTGGAGCATCGTCCGGCTACCGTTGAGGGCACCCTTCACCCTAGGGAGACCCAGAGGCCCCTCGCCCAGGCCACGGTGTTGCCCGACCCTACGCCCATTGTGCCCTTGCGGCCTCTCCCTGCGTCGGATGCTGCCCGTGTTTGGGCCACGGTGACGCTGCCCCAGGATCGCCGCCCCCTGCTGCAAGCCATTCAGCATAGTTTCACTTACCTCGCGACGCCTAAGGCCAGGGCCGACTACCAGGCCCACCCCACCCCCGGCGTGACCCATGATCGGGTGGAGCGCAGTCTGCGTCGTTTGCGGCATTTGGTGCAGCATAGCCCCAACGATGCCGCCTTCCAAGCGGCCCTGACCCGAGAGTTCGTGCTGTATCAGTCCGTGGGTCGAGATGGGGCTGGAGAGGTGGGGTTTACGGGCTATTTCGAGCCCTACTATGCCGCTAGCCCCGTGCCCACCGCCGAGTTTCGCTATCCCCTCTATCGCCGCCCTGCCGATCTGGAGTCTTGGCCCACGCCCCACCCCACCCGCCTTCAGTTGGAGGGGGCCGATGGCTTGCAAGGGAGTCAGGGGCCGCTGCGGGGGCTGGAGTTGGTCTGGCTGGCCAGTCGCCTAGAGGCGTTTTTGGTGCAGGTGCAGGGGTCGGCCAAGCTGGGGTTGCCCGATGGCCAGGTGATGACCGTGGGCTTTGCGGGCCGCACCGATTATCCCTACACCAGCATTGGCCGCGCCCTGATCGAGTCTGGGAAAATTGCCGCCGAAGACCTGTCGCTGCCCAACCTGCTGGCCTACTTTGAGGTCCACCCCGACGAACTCGATATCTACATCCCCAAAAACGACCGATTTATCTTTTTCCGTTCCACCGATGGCGGGCCACCCACGGGTAGCCTCAGCGTTCCCGTCACCGCTGGCTACTCCATTGCCACAGATAAGTCTCTAATGCCGCCCGGAGCCATGGCATTGATCCAAGCGCCCCTGCCCCAGCACACCCCAGACGGCGACTGGGAGCACCCACCCACCACCCGCCTTGTGCTCGACCAAGATACGGGCGGAGCCATCCTTGGCCCCGGTCGGGTCGATCTGTTTGTGGGCTCTGGCCCCGAAGCCGGGGAACTGGCAGGCCGGATTAATCATCCCGGACAGCTTTACTACCTCCTGCTGCGGCCCTAG
- a CDS encoding extracellular solute-binding protein: MNNRSIQRISRRSVLGAGLFLGASWALKGCDASAPQGSATSTAASGVEGELIVASFPGTTDSLFREALAPVVAEQTGVSVSAQPLLAFEQIARVKASPNNPPFDVLILDDGQNAVAVAEDLLQPFPMDKSPNSSDVNPAFLSAQGLAPIFYAQGIVLAYNTERVQTPPTSWEAMLDPNLNAQLGLVSLNSILGTSFMVELAKVLGGGEDNIEPAFEAVAEMLPRVSGVAANPGALLTLFQQGEVDIGPMWHNDVLTLAERGVPMAIANLESGIAAARYSLNIVKNPAAGLDRAVAYVDAMLSAAAQAKVTGAPYFYIPSNNTVELPPQLASMGIESVDDFIAMAHNLDWPTINPQRAEWIERFNQTVQS, translated from the coding sequence GTGAACAACCGATCTATTCAGCGGATTTCCCGTCGCTCTGTTTTGGGCGCGGGTTTGTTTTTGGGGGCTAGTTGGGCGCTGAAAGGTTGCGATGCCTCGGCCCCCCAGGGCAGCGCCACTTCAACGGCGGCCAGTGGCGTTGAAGGTGAACTCATTGTTGCCTCTTTCCCTGGCACCACAGATAGCCTATTTCGGGAAGCGTTGGCTCCGGTGGTTGCAGAGCAGACCGGAGTGAGCGTCAGTGCTCAGCCTTTGTTAGCCTTCGAGCAAATTGCGCGGGTGAAGGCCTCTCCCAATAACCCTCCCTTTGATGTGCTGATTTTGGACGACGGGCAAAATGCCGTGGCTGTAGCTGAAGACCTGCTCCAGCCCTTCCCGATGGACAAAAGCCCCAACAGCAGCGATGTGAATCCGGCCTTCCTCAGTGCCCAGGGCCTCGCGCCAATTTTCTACGCCCAGGGCATTGTGCTGGCCTACAACACCGAGCGGGTGCAAACGCCCCCCACCTCCTGGGAAGCGATGCTCGACCCCAACCTAAACGCTCAATTGGGACTGGTCAGCCTCAACAGCATTTTGGGTACTTCCTTCATGGTAGAACTCGCCAAGGTGCTGGGGGGTGGCGAAGACAACATCGAGCCTGCCTTTGAGGCGGTGGCCGAAATGCTGCCCCGGGTGAGCGGTGTGGCGGCGAACCCCGGCGCACTCCTCACCCTCTTCCAGCAAGGCGAAGTAGATATTGGCCCCATGTGGCACAACGACGTGCTTACCCTGGCGGAACGGGGTGTGCCCATGGCCATTGCTAACCTGGAGAGCGGTATCGCCGCTGCCCGCTATAGCCTCAACATTGTGAAAAACCCGGCGGCTGGACTTGATCGCGCCGTGGCCTACGTGGATGCCATGCTCAGCGCTGCCGCCCAAGCCAAGGTGACGGGTGCACCCTACTTCTACATCCCCTCCAACAACACCGTGGAACTACCGCCCCAGTTGGCCTCCATGGGTATCGAGTCGGTGGATGACTTCATCGCCATGGCCCACAACCTCGATTGGCCCACCATCAACCCCCAGCGGGCTGAATGGATTGAGCGGTTCAACCAAACCGTGCAGTCCTAG
- a CDS encoding flavin reductase family protein, with amino-acid sequence MPDLDAPEMITLATAEMEVPAPYHLLTSVVAPRPIAWVSTISAEGQPNLAPYSFFNAVSGFPPTLMFSVALRRRDPQEKDTLRNVREVGEFVCHVVDEALSEAMVKTAMELPHGTNEFEVAGLKAVPATEVRPWMIQGAPVAMECRVTQIVPVAEAASIMVLGQVLRFHIRKDLYRSQLGLVDTVHMQPVTRLGGPVEYTKIGELIHLAIPTPPDPSVVAAP; translated from the coding sequence ATGCCCGACCTTGACGCCCCAGAGATGATCACCCTGGCCACAGCGGAGATGGAGGTGCCTGCCCCCTATCACTTGTTAACCAGCGTGGTGGCTCCGCGCCCGATTGCCTGGGTGTCTACGATCAGCGCCGAGGGCCAGCCCAACCTAGCGCCCTACTCGTTTTTTAATGCGGTGTCGGGGTTTCCGCCCACGCTGATGTTTTCGGTGGCCCTGCGTCGCCGCGACCCCCAGGAAAAAGACACCCTACGCAATGTGCGAGAGGTGGGAGAGTTTGTCTGCCATGTGGTGGATGAAGCCCTGTCGGAGGCGATGGTGAAAACCGCCATGGAACTGCCCCACGGCACCAATGAGTTTGAGGTAGCGGGACTGAAAGCCGTGCCCGCCACGGAGGTGCGGCCCTGGATGATTCAGGGTGCCCCGGTGGCGATGGAGTGCCGAGTCACCCAAATTGTGCCCGTGGCCGAAGCCGCCAGCATTATGGTGCTGGGTCAGGTCTTGCGTTTCCATATCCGCAAGGATTTATACAGAAGTCAGCTGGGGCTGGTGGATACAGTGCACATGCAGCCTGTCACTCGCCTGGGTGGCCCGGTGGAGTACACCAAAATTGGTGAACTCATCCACCTTGCCATTCCCACCCCTCCCGATCCCAGCGTTGTGGCCGCGCCCTAG
- a CDS encoding extracellular solute-binding protein, translated as MSRSGSFQFSRRTLLGTGLFAGTALLIKACDTTPTQTSAGGGTSGGGRSDLIVTTFAGSWEQLYRDVIVPAFQSAGGGSANLVTMVSLEQVAQLTAAPQNPPFDVALIDEGPFNAASKELFVPIPVEMISNYDQVAPQLLSPDGWAPTTGLQVIGLAYNPSEITTPPTSWEDLYDPQFRGRVSMQGMQTTQGTSVMVQLAKLRGGSESNIEPAFEALEQELKPNLAGLAANSGALATLFQQGEIALAPHDLNNVMALKARGVDIEWVAPQEGAIAMRPSQQIVANTTADLAAAAAFIDASLSLEVQTAMSQEPYNFLPVNRNVELTGLLAEKFGSTLDEALGNLVFLDWSQINPNRSEWIERFDQAIQL; from the coding sequence GTGTCCCGATCTGGATCCTTTCAATTTAGCCGTCGTACCCTGCTGGGGACTGGCCTGTTTGCGGGTACCGCCCTGCTGATTAAAGCCTGCGACACCACACCTACCCAAACCTCTGCTGGGGGCGGCACCAGCGGGGGCGGTCGGTCGGATTTGATTGTTACTACCTTTGCCGGAAGCTGGGAGCAGCTTTATCGGGATGTGATTGTTCCGGCCTTTCAATCCGCTGGCGGGGGCAGTGCCAACCTGGTGACGATGGTGTCCCTAGAGCAGGTGGCCCAACTGACGGCAGCTCCGCAAAATCCCCCCTTTGACGTGGCGCTGATTGACGAAGGCCCTTTTAATGCGGCTTCTAAGGAACTCTTTGTGCCCATCCCGGTGGAGATGATCAGCAACTACGACCAGGTGGCCCCCCAACTGCTGAGCCCCGATGGCTGGGCACCCACCACGGGCCTTCAGGTAATTGGCTTGGCCTACAATCCCAGCGAAATCACCACCCCACCCACCTCCTGGGAAGACCTCTACGATCCGCAGTTCCGGGGTCGGGTGTCGATGCAGGGGATGCAGACCACCCAGGGCACTTCGGTGATGGTGCAGTTGGCCAAGTTGCGCGGCGGCAGTGAATCTAACATTGAACCCGCCTTTGAAGCCCTAGAGCAGGAACTCAAACCGAACCTAGCGGGCCTCGCCGCCAACTCTGGAGCCCTGGCTACGCTGTTCCAGCAGGGGGAAATTGCCCTGGCTCCCCACGATTTGAACAACGTCATGGCCCTGAAGGCCCGTGGGGTGGACATTGAATGGGTGGCTCCCCAGGAAGGGGCGATTGCCATGCGGCCCTCTCAGCAAATTGTGGCCAACACCACCGCTGACCTCGCCGCCGCCGCCGCCTTCATTGACGCCAGCCTCAGCCTAGAGGTGCAAACGGCCATGTCCCAGGAGCCCTACAACTTTTTGCCCGTCAACCGCAATGTGGAACTAACGGGCCTCCTGGCGGAGAAATTTGGCTCCACCCTCGATGAAGCCCTTGGCAATCTGGTGTTCTTAGATTGGTCACAAATTAACCCCAATCGCTCCGAATGGATTGAACGCTTTGATCAGGCCATTCAACTGTAG
- a CDS encoding ABC transporter permease yields MNISQLLRPKQDFLALPLAIFLQLFYIVPLVILIASSFQAGAGGISLENYTKFFGNAVNVKALTDTFWLGVQVTIACLIIGYPVAYFYTNVHARWKGVLTFLIMLPLLTSAVVRTFGWVVILGRQGLINTALMKLGLIEEPIRLLFTHNGVLIALTQIWLPMMVLPIVASLSQIDSRLAAASKSLGGGAWRTFWQITFPLTLPGMISGSLLVFALTVSSFVTPSIIGGGQLIYLPTLIYQQGIVLLNQPFAAAVSTLLLIMVVAVVLILGAFGKRSRRYIR; encoded by the coding sequence ATGAACATCAGCCAACTACTGCGACCTAAACAGGACTTTTTGGCCTTGCCCCTGGCCATTTTTCTGCAACTGTTTTACATCGTACCCTTGGTGATTTTGATTGCCTCTAGCTTTCAGGCTGGGGCTGGCGGCATTTCCTTAGAGAACTACACCAAATTCTTTGGCAATGCGGTCAACGTCAAAGCCCTCACCGATACCTTTTGGTTGGGGGTTCAAGTCACCATTGCCTGCCTAATTATTGGCTACCCCGTCGCCTATTTCTATACCAATGTCCACGCCCGCTGGAAGGGGGTACTCACCTTTTTGATCATGCTGCCCCTGCTCACCAGTGCGGTGGTTCGTACCTTTGGCTGGGTAGTGATTTTGGGCCGACAGGGGTTGATCAATACGGCCCTGATGAAACTCGGACTCATCGAGGAACCCATCCGCCTGCTGTTTACCCACAACGGCGTGCTGATTGCCCTCACCCAAATTTGGCTACCGATGATGGTGCTGCCCATTGTGGCATCGCTTTCCCAGATTGATTCCCGGCTGGCGGCGGCGTCTAAAAGCCTAGGCGGTGGGGCATGGCGCACCTTCTGGCAAATCACCTTCCCCCTCACCCTGCCGGGGATGATTTCTGGGTCGCTGCTGGTGTTTGCCCTCACGGTCAGCTCCTTCGTCACGCCCTCCATCATCGGCGGGGGCCAGCTCATCTATCTGCCGACACTGATTTATCAACAGGGCATCGTACTGCTAAACCAACCCTTTGCCGCCGCCGTCTCCACCCTGTTGCTGATCATGGTGGTGGCCGTGGTGCTGATTTTGGGTGCCTTCGGCAAACGCAGCCGCCGCTACATCCGTTAA
- the hypF gene encoding carbamoyltransferase HypF, which produces MTLSSDSAQSVTSHISAPYTPKRRATPQATAQPLVETPLAEVLRVTGTVQGVGFRPTVYRLAVALGLRGHVLNDGEGVLIHLAGTSAQIDQFVTHLLKEKPPLAKIACIQRQSLPLDAVTEAGFTIVESAHTPARTEIPPDAATCPQCLADIFNPRRRHFRYPFTNCTHCGPRLSIIRHLPYDRQSTSMAWFEMCPSCRQEYQDVGHRRFHAQPTACPVCGPKVWLERADGKPLCSKSLSLVDEAEAIATLILRGEIVAIKGLGGVHLACDATNEAAVQTLRQRKHRYHKPFALMVKDLAAIAPYCDVSPQEAELLQSPAAPIVLLTPVENSKFKVQGSKFSASSDSRLPSPPLPLSPSLSPGLGTLGVMLPYTPLHHLILQRLDRPIVMTSGNRSDEPQCITNEAVREQLGDIATYFLLHNRDIVNRVDDSVVRVVDGQPQILRRARGYAPAPIALPAGFEDLPPILALGGELKSTFCLLRPGQAILSQHLGDLENAAAHQGYRQALDLYLNLFEYDPTHLVVDAHPEYLSTKLGQDWAERQGLALTTVQHHHAHIAACMADNGLPLDTAPVLGIALDGLGYGDDGTLWGGEVLLADYRQYQRLAHLKPVAMLGGTQAIRQPWRNTYAHLVAAFGSWDAVQKAFPKLDLVRFFKHQPLALLDTMLAQNLNAPLASSAGRLFDAVAAAVGLCRETATYEGQGAIELEALIQPHHLETAQNSAYAFTLQGLSNAVGARSPRPPILETNRPDSASELQPLILDPAPMWPSLLQDLQQNAAPALISARFHVGFANALSTLVQHLAQHHQATTVALSGGVFQNQILTAQVTQRLQTLGLTVLTHHQVPPNDGGLSLGQAVIAAAQSAQPPP; this is translated from the coding sequence ATGACGCTTTCCTCTGATTCCGCTCAATCTGTCACTTCCCATATTTCAGCGCCCTACACCCCCAAACGTAGAGCCACGCCCCAAGCAACTGCTCAACCCCTCGTAGAAACCCCGCTAGCCGAGGTGCTGCGGGTGACGGGCACCGTTCAGGGGGTCGGCTTTCGGCCCACAGTCTATCGGCTGGCGGTAGCGTTGGGTCTGCGCGGCCATGTGCTGAATGATGGGGAAGGCGTGTTGATCCACTTGGCCGGAACGTCAGCCCAAATTGACCAGTTTGTCACCCATTTGCTGAAGGAAAAGCCGCCGCTGGCCAAAATTGCCTGTATTCAGCGGCAATCCCTGCCGTTAGATGCGGTGACTGAAGCAGGCTTCACCATTGTTGAAAGTGCCCACACCCCCGCCCGCACCGAAATTCCCCCCGATGCCGCCACCTGTCCCCAGTGCTTGGCGGATATCTTCAACCCTCGTCGCCGCCATTTTCGCTATCCCTTCACCAATTGCACCCACTGCGGCCCCCGGCTCAGCATCATCCGCCACCTACCCTACGACCGCCAAAGCACTAGCATGGCCTGGTTCGAGATGTGCCCCTCCTGCCGCCAAGAATACCAGGATGTGGGCCATCGCCGCTTCCATGCCCAGCCCACCGCCTGCCCCGTCTGCGGCCCCAAGGTGTGGCTAGAACGGGCCGACGGCAAACCCCTATGCAGTAAGTCCCTTTCCTTGGTGGACGAAGCCGAAGCCATCGCCACCCTAATTTTGCGCGGCGAAATTGTTGCCATCAAAGGGCTGGGCGGCGTTCACCTCGCCTGCGATGCCACCAACGAGGCCGCCGTTCAAACCCTACGCCAGCGCAAACACCGCTACCACAAGCCCTTCGCCCTGATGGTGAAGGATCTCGCGGCCATCGCCCCCTACTGCGACGTTAGCCCCCAAGAAGCCGAATTGTTACAAAGCCCCGCTGCGCCCATTGTCCTCCTCACGCCAGTTGAAAATTCAAAATTCAAAGTTCAAGGTTCAAAGTTCTCCGCCTCTTCCGACTCCCGACTCCCCTCTCCTCCTCTCCCCCTCTCCCCGTCCCTTTCTCCTGGACTGGGCACCCTCGGCGTCATGCTGCCCTACACGCCCCTGCACCACCTCATTCTGCAGCGGTTAGATCGGCCCATTGTGATGACCAGCGGCAACCGTTCCGACGAGCCCCAGTGCATCACCAACGAGGCGGTGCGGGAGCAGTTGGGCGACATTGCCACCTACTTTTTGCTGCACAACCGCGACATTGTGAACCGGGTGGATGATTCGGTGGTGCGGGTGGTCGATGGCCAACCCCAAATTCTGCGGCGGGCGAGGGGTTATGCTCCGGCTCCGATAGCGTTACCCGCTGGATTTGAGGATTTACCGCCGATTTTGGCCCTAGGTGGCGAACTGAAAAGTACCTTCTGTCTGCTGCGGCCCGGACAGGCGATTCTCTCCCAACACCTGGGCGATCTGGAAAATGCAGCGGCCCACCAGGGCTATCGGCAGGCGCTCGATCTCTACCTCAACCTGTTTGAATACGACCCCACCCACCTCGTCGTGGATGCCCACCCAGAATACCTCTCCACCAAACTGGGGCAAGACTGGGCCGAGCGTCAGGGACTTGCCCTCACCACTGTGCAGCACCACCATGCCCACATCGCCGCCTGCATGGCCGATAACGGTTTGCCGTTGGACACCGCCCCCGTCCTCGGCATTGCCCTAGATGGCCTCGGCTATGGCGACGATGGCACCCTCTGGGGCGGCGAAGTTTTGCTGGCGGACTATCGCCAATACCAACGCCTCGCCCACCTCAAGCCCGTGGCCATGCTGGGCGGCACCCAAGCCATCCGCCAACCCTGGCGCAACACCTACGCCCACCTCGTTGCCGCCTTTGGCAGTTGGGACGCGGTGCAAAAAGCCTTTCCCAAACTGGACTTGGTGCGCTTTTTCAAACATCAACCCCTGGCCCTGCTGGATACCATGCTGGCCCAAAACCTCAATGCGCCCCTGGCCTCCTCGGCAGGACGCTTGTTTGATGCCGTTGCCGCCGCCGTGGGCCTCTGCCGCGAAACCGCCACCTACGAAGGCCAAGGAGCCATCGAACTGGAAGCCCTGATCCAACCCCACCACCTCGAAACCGCCCAAAATTCCGCCTATGCCTTCACCCTTCAGGGCCTATCCAATGCCGTAGGGGCGAGGTCTCCTCGCCCACCGATCCTGGAGACCAACAGGCCAGATTCCGCATCAGAACTGCAACCCCTCATCCTCGATCCCGCCCCAATGTGGCCCAGTCTGCTCCAGGATTTGCAACAAAATGCCGCCCCCGCCCTAATTTCTGCCCGCTTCCATGTGGGATTCGCCAATGCCCTATCCACGCTGGTGCAACACTTAGCCCAACACCATCAAGCCACGACCGTTGCGCTTTCCGGTGGCGTGTTTCAAAATCAAATCCTCACCGCCCAAGTGACGCAGCGCCTGCAAACCCTTGGCCTCACCGTCCTCACCCATCACCAAGTTCCTCCCAATGATGGCGGGCTTTCCCTCGGTCAAGCGGTGATTGCCGCTGCCCAATCGGCTCAACCACCGCCCTAA
- a CDS encoding aspartate/glutamate racemase family protein has protein sequence MKLLLVNSNSTEAVTDRMVAVARTVAAPKTTITGLTAAGTPVIRTHWEFATAAVETVVALKAQAHDHDAAIIGCFGDPGLKAARHELSIPVVGMAEAAMLSAHLLGGSYSIVTFGPHNAVTIADLARHYGLHTRLASVRIAPVSHAAMLADPTQAITACRTAGQQALDHDGADVLILGGGPVTGMASQIAAELGVPVLDGIACATKLAESLVACGYTTTRRGLYHPG, from the coding sequence ATGAAACTTCTACTGGTTAACAGCAACTCCACCGAGGCGGTGACGGATCGCATGGTTGCCGTGGCCCGCACGGTCGCGGCCCCAAAGACCACCATTACTGGGCTAACGGCGGCAGGAACCCCGGTGATTCGCACCCACTGGGAGTTCGCAACGGCGGCGGTGGAAACGGTGGTGGCCCTCAAAGCCCAGGCCCATGATCACGATGCGGCTATCATCGGCTGTTTTGGCGATCCAGGACTAAAGGCCGCCCGCCACGAGCTGTCGATTCCGGTGGTGGGGATGGCCGAAGCCGCTATGCTCAGCGCCCACCTGCTGGGCGGATCCTACAGCATCGTCACCTTCGGCCCTCACAATGCCGTCACCATTGCCGATTTGGCCCGCCACTATGGCCTCCACACCCGCCTTGCCTCCGTGCGGATTGCCCCCGTTAGCCATGCCGCCATGCTCGCCGACCCCACCCAAGCTATCACCGCCTGCCGCACCGCCGGACAACAGGCCCTCGACCACGACGGAGCTGATGTGTTGATTTTGGGTGGTGGCCCCGTTACCGGAATGGCCAGCCAGATAGCCGCAGAACTTGGGGTGCCCGTTCTCGACGGCATTGCCTGTGCCACCAAGCTAGCGGAATCGCTGGTGGCCTGTGGCTACACCACCACCCGCCGAGGGCTGTATCATCCTGGCTAG
- a CDS encoding ABC transporter permease, translated as MSSTSLNPPAQLPAESAYSLRKLDQVSFAVVMPILAILGLIMLTAPTIIVLLASFSSSATLQFPPPGFSLQWYLSLFSFPELRAAALNSFQVALFTAIVCVVLGVSACLAMINSRGRWVAAMDALVMSPLALPGVALGLGMMAFFAMVGIRLSLFTLIIGHIVICTPYVVRNVLASLTQLGSSLQEASSALGASPAYTFFNVTLPLIKPGVLIGAFMAFLTSFDNVAVTLFLSDARTEMLPIRMWSMIENDLDVRAAAISGVLIFLTALLMIAMERFSGLSKALINNKA; from the coding sequence ATGTCCTCCACCTCCCTCAACCCACCCGCCCAACTGCCCGCCGAGTCGGCCTACTCCCTCCGCAAGCTGGATCAGGTGTCCTTTGCGGTGGTGATGCCCATCCTCGCCATTCTGGGCCTGATTATGCTCACGGCCCCCACCATCATTGTGCTGTTGGCCTCCTTCAGTTCCTCGGCTACACTGCAATTTCCGCCCCCCGGCTTTTCCTTGCAGTGGTATCTGTCGCTGTTTAGCTTCCCCGAACTCCGGGCTGCTGCCCTGAATAGCTTTCAGGTGGCCCTGTTCACTGCCATTGTGTGTGTGGTGCTGGGGGTTTCGGCCTGTCTCGCCATGATCAACAGCCGGGGCCGCTGGGTGGCGGCGATGGATGCCCTGGTGATGTCGCCCCTGGCCCTGCCCGGTGTGGCCCTGGGTTTGGGCATGATGGCCTTCTTTGCCATGGTGGGCATTCGCCTGTCCCTGTTTACCTTAATCATTGGCCACATCGTCATCTGTACGCCCTACGTGGTGCGGAACGTGCTGGCCAGCCTTACCCAGCTTGGTTCCTCCCTCCAGGAAGCCTCCAGCGCCCTGGGGGCCAGCCCTGCCTACACCTTCTTCAACGTGACCCTGCCCCTGATTAAACCAGGGGTGCTGATTGGTGCGTTCATGGCCTTCCTCACCTCCTTCGACAACGTGGCGGTGACACTGTTTTTGTCCGATGCCCGCACCGAAATGCTGCCCATCCGCATGTGGTCGATGATCGAAAACGACCTGGACGTGCGTGCCGCCGCCATCTCCGGGGTGCTGATTTTCCTCACTGCCCTGCTGATGATTGCCATGGAACGGTTCTCCGGCCTCTCCAAGGCGCTGATCAACAACAAAGCCTAG